The Salicibibacter halophilus DNA window ATCAACTTGCCGGCGAAGTGATTGGGCGGGCGTTTAAAGACGCTACCGCACGAAGGAAACTCCAGCGGTTGCTTGGATTCCCGTAAATAGGTCAATTCATCCATCATTGCTTTAATGGCATGATACTTTCCCGGTTCCAAAGCGAAAACAGCTTCCAAAACAATGAAATCTTTTTTTGAAATAATGCTGCTGCGGTAAGAAAGTTCCAATTCTTCATTTTTAAGGGTAATGATCTCCCCATCTTTTGTTAACAGCGTTGCATTTACTAACACGTGCGAAACTTCTCCACCATACGCCCCTGCGTTCATAACGAGCGCCCCGCCTACGGAACCGGGAATGCCGCAAGCGAATTCGATCCCTGTCAATGTTTGGTTAAGGGCTGTTCTTGAAACATCAATGATCGCAGCGCCGCTTTGCGCAGTAATGGTGTTCCCTTGTACGGTTATTTTGTTTAACCGGTTAAAGTGAAGGACGATTCCTCTGATCCCCCCATCTCGTATAATCAGGTTGGACCCATTACCGAGCAT harbors:
- the murB gene encoding UDP-N-acetylmuramate dehydrogenase — encoded protein: MSDDKLYETLKLSLPSDRIRRNESLDKYTHTKTGGKADYLVLPNTYEEASAVTAIAYETGVPLTMLGNGSNLIIRDGGIRGIVLHFNRLNKITVQGNTITAQSGAAIIDVSRTALNQTLTGIEFACGIPGSVGGALVMNAGAYGGEVSHVLVNATLLTKDGEIITLKNEELELSYRSSIISKKDFIVLEAVFALEPGKYHAIKAMMDELTYLRESKQPLEFPSCGSVFKRPPNHFAGKLIQDSGLQKARIGGAEVSGKHAGFIVNVDGATATDYLSLINHIQRTVKKKFGVHLHTEVKIIGED